In Rhopalosiphum padi isolate XX-2018 chromosome 3, ASM2088224v1, whole genome shotgun sequence, the genomic stretch attattataattttaagaacaaaaattatattattaacacttCAATCACAAATACagtaatttgtgtttttaaataataaaaatagaccTAACTTTGGATATGGAAGGTTTAACACTGATCACTAGACATACATAGGTGCCTACCTACAATTTATACCCACAACCCAATAaccaaaaactatataaatatgactAAGTACAATATGAGATTCACGCTGTAATGTACtccatcttataatattatatatccatctatattactaatatataattgaagGATGAACGTTTTCCTATGAAAACGTTCATCCttcaatttacattaattagatactatttaccatattattcaataattatttatttcaatacctCCCAGACAGgagttgataaaataattatttttacaggcCTAAAAgaagtattatataatcaaaatcaaaatataaatataattatacatacaataatatgtattacaggTACCTTATTACttacttacttatattatttaatatgaaaatatttattaatttaatgtttacctgacatcatatttttgaattattcaatatcaaatcgaaaaaattatgaaattttaaattaatataatactaaacagAATGtaattcagaattttttttatatatgcaaAAGCTGAATCAGAATTccattgagtatttttattgtatactttgATGTATTTCCCCCGTTTTCAATTTATGAATGTTTTATCCTTAATTGTTCATCATTATGAACTCCATTgaccattataaataaatttaataataactatacaatatacacatttaaattatcGCCTAATACCTATACACTTACAAAGCAAGTTAACAGTTAAAACATAACTATAGAAATCTATAGCCTATAGAGTATAGGTACAGGTGTAGGagtaataaaagaaataacaaataaactataatatttggttaataatatacaaggttACCAGTTTcaccaataaataattgtttttttaccaTTTAGCATTACAATTCATACAATAATTCTATTGTTCtaacaaattcaaataattttgacccatttattaacttataacatatttaagtttttcattgttttttaatggTAATGCACTTTTAGAAGACCAGCTGTATATtctaaatcttaaaataatatacagagtactaataaattgaaattaaaatcaattttgttaaattattgctaatataaaatacattaaaacacaTTAGTGACAGAAAACACATTTAATTtgtctttttttctttattttttcttcGTTAATTAAATATCGattacaataaatgattaaaaaaaaaacaattaaaatgtacaattgaTTTATGGaatcaatgtaatatttaaatgtatacaatattatgcttaagtaggtatttaaaatcaactatgacactttaaaataatgaatgtaaaaatatcactttgtttttgtatgttaaatatttttaagtgtattaTCAATGTTAGATTACTCACATCTTTAAACTAAAATACACTTTAGTatacataaagtttaataattaaagagtaaaattattattaaataaaaatatatcttatatgtcTATACAGATATTACAAGTAtatctacatttatattatataaaattgcgtTAGAAAGAACAAATAATCAaatcataataaacaaaataatttacaatgatattatttaaaaatataactaatttactTTTGAAGTTTCCCTCTTTGgacatgattttaattaatttggaaatatttaaatatacaaaagtacataacatacaaaatttaataaaatttgatttactaaaataaataaatgtaccaaatatactctataaaatatttataaaataaacattaaataaaataaaaataaaaattagtattcagAGTTGGGTAGATATATGCTTATAAAAtgtcatcaatattattaatagaatatattttactcaattaaaatagatacaagaaaattttaaaatttgatttacatAAAAAGATATAACAGCATGTAGGGCAAAAAATCAGGGTTCACTTGAACTAGTGTTACATTGGaatggtaattattattcatgttaaCTAAGTCTTAGTAACTatgaagtttaaaatgtatcaagattttaaatttaatagaatttgCACAAATTAAAACCAGGgcgaaataaaaatagattttaagttAGTAAAAGCTTTCCATAAGAATGTAGGAAAAATTAAACTCAGGTcttacattttttgatattctTTGGTAGTTCcataaatacttacatttttattttaacagaaataattataattattttcatataatttataaattatcatggttacaataaatatatttgactaGATAAATTATGAtcatgattttatttcattaaaaactacCCTGTacttaaaatttactaaaaaattgtattttattttttaaattacttttaaaatgtattgctaTGCCTTATGCCCAACTctgatgatattttattgactGACTAATTCTAGTTGACTAATTTAATTGACTAATGATGacttttgtttttatgataaaacaCTGTTATTGTCAGTATTTACACCACCATTCCCTGTGCTACTATGTTGAACTTGTTGATGATGGTTTTGAACACTTCCGCCACTAGATGCGACAGGTGTTAATCCCGTGCCACCATCCATGAGTGAATCAAAATTCAATACTACTACACCAGTTGAGCCattttcagatatttttttattattaccaaaatTACCATTGTTAAGTTGCAATAAAGTAGTGGGCCGTCTTCTATGAGACTGTTGCATTACAGAAGTAggaataatatttatggaatCCTTTGAATCAATTTCAGTTTGTATAATAGAATTATCTTCatgctttattataatatcatcaacattattactatcattatcACTGATCACTATGTTTGtactaatattttgttgtaatggAATTCCCTTAATTGATGATAAATGATTACTTAATACAATGGGTTTTGTTTCAGAAATTTCATTTGAATCTAATATTGTAGCTTGATTTACAGATGTAATGGAATTTGACAACTGTACATTGTTCATATTTACAGCACATTTGTGCTGTGCTAACATCTGTTGTAAATCTGTTTTTTGTTGACGAAGGCCTTCAATTTCAACTTGCAATCTCATCCTTTTATCTTCTAACTGTCCAGTTTcctaaacaaacataaaatatgataaagttaataaagggtatacaatacaataccattataaatgtatagaaaaagttatttttaagccAAAAATAGTTGACGGTGGAAAATATACCTATCatagaaatagaaatattttaggaatctgaaaatgaacataataatcactattaaaaatgttcttataaaTAACAGGGATATCAcacatactcgtatattactTATTGATGTTTCTAGTTTGTCAATATGAAAACGAATAAACTcaaacaattaaacattttagatgGAACTATGGTTGTATTTCCATTTTAttactttcaaaataaaaacattgaaaaatgttgaatattaaattatgtttttataatattttaaacatgaattAAGTTTCAATATTAACTTAGAACCAAACTGTTTCCATTTtaactttacataaaaaataaacaagatttgtcatatttaaaacataatattttgaagtataCCTCTAAAAGTTCATTTGTATGATCCATTCTGCGTTTACGACAACGAGCTGCCGCCAGCTTATTACGTTCTCTTCGGACCTGGCGACGTTGTTCTTCTTCAGCTGACATCTAGaaaataaaaagcaaaaataaataatctaattgcacaaaatataaaatgaagctatgaaatgttttttaaaaaaaatacctaatattatgttataaccaaataatataagcaatataatttaaaaaattaaataaataaaattttaactcaCCGTTTTATTGTCTTTATTATTTGTACGACGGCCACCTCCTGAACTGGCTGTATTATTCTTGAATTCACTTTTAATACTATTCTTTGaatttgatttgttatttttagtattttgtttgCGTGTCATTTTACCAGAAGTTGTATCACTACTATCTGTTCCATCATCAGCAGCAGAATCATAATCATCATCACCTTCTTCATCATCTGTAAATTGTCGTTTTGTTACACTACGGGCTCTATTCTGAGGCCTTTGGGTAACTACAACTCCTTGCCAGTGTGAAGATGATGCTGAAGTAGATGAACCTTTTGCACTAAATATAGAGCTTGCACC encodes the following:
- the LOC132924621 gene encoding transcription factor kayak isoform X1 — encoded protein: MLQPAQMVPSSDIYNDSSSSVCRDCLDPVGLCTCSWQIMQLDASYSIYTTLNDDTTKRPPSTTSSFFSDLQKLDGLNCGGIPTRTTPTLTPTTLRTIAADIASLSPGPPENFATAASDLHHLVSSSCSTINTSTLGASDRTDLQEHVTIQNLSNQTISLQSLNNQHINLNNVQNHPNSLNQQQRNEYNNSFSTAASRQAGFVPPLVLQINSSNPSAQQSSGSTILLNNNSSGASSIFSAKGSSTSASSSHWQGVVVTQRPQNRARSVTKRQFTDDEEGDDDYDSAADDGTDSSDTTSGKMTRKQNTKNNKSNSKNSIKSEFKNNTASSGGGRRTNNKDNKTMSAEEEQRRQVRRERNKLAAARCRKRRMDHTNELLEETGQLEDKRMRLQVEIEGLRQQKTDLQQMLAQHKCAVNMNNVQLSNSITSVNQATILDSNEISETKPIVLSNHLSSIKGIPLQQNISTNIVISDNDSNNVDDIIIKHEDNSIIQTEIDSKDSINIIPTSVMQQSHRRRPTTLLQLNNGNFGNNKKISENGSTGVVVLNFDSLMDGGTGLTPVASSGGSVQNHHQQVQHSSTGNGGVNTDNNSVLS
- the LOC132924621 gene encoding transcription factor kayak isoform X2 → MFSNRQLQNSSNLLHQTISSSSGSIVLPPPPPAIPISSITLHSNNNLAVSSVATTILALDGLNCGGIPTRTTPTLTPTTLRTIAADIASLSPGPPENFATAASDLHHLVSSSCSTINTSTLGASDRTDLQEHVTIQNLSNQTISLQSLNNQHINLNNVQNHPNSLNQQQRNEYNNSFSTAASRQAGFVPPLVLQINSSNPSAQQSSGSTILLNNNSSGASSIFSAKGSSTSASSSHWQGVVVTQRPQNRARSVTKRQFTDDEEGDDDYDSAADDGTDSSDTTSGKMTRKQNTKNNKSNSKNSIKSEFKNNTASSGGGRRTNNKDNKTMSAEEEQRRQVRRERNKLAAARCRKRRMDHTNELLEETGQLEDKRMRLQVEIEGLRQQKTDLQQMLAQHKCAVNMNNVQLSNSITSVNQATILDSNEISETKPIVLSNHLSSIKGIPLQQNISTNIVISDNDSNNVDDIIIKHEDNSIIQTEIDSKDSINIIPTSVMQQSHRRRPTTLLQLNNGNFGNNKKISENGSTGVVVLNFDSLMDGGTGLTPVASSGGSVQNHHQQVQHSSTGNGGVNTDNNSVLS